The following are encoded together in the Pseudomonas sediminis genome:
- a CDS encoding DUF1028 domain-containing protein, protein MTFSIVARCPHSGQFGVAAATAMPAVGKLLSHAAAGAGAVATQAQVNPYLGLDGLALLRQGLSAKEVLERLKDTDPCMELRQCALIDAQGDSLCWTGDKCLPWAGSLSGEQFSVQGNRLVGPQVLDAVAEAFRHAEKRPLIERLIEALAAGDRCGGDSHGESSAVIYVVDQEEYPLWDIRVDHHLDPVAELRRLHKVFAREVLPEILAMPTRDNPAGLAAEDSV, encoded by the coding sequence ATGACCTTTTCCATCGTTGCCCGCTGCCCACACAGCGGACAGTTCGGCGTCGCCGCGGCCACTGCGATGCCCGCCGTCGGCAAACTACTCAGTCATGCTGCCGCCGGTGCAGGAGCGGTAGCCACCCAGGCGCAGGTCAACCCCTATCTGGGTCTGGATGGACTGGCGCTACTGCGTCAGGGATTGTCGGCTAAGGAAGTGCTGGAGCGGCTCAAAGACACCGATCCGTGCATGGAACTGCGCCAATGCGCGCTGATCGACGCTCAGGGTGACAGCCTGTGCTGGACCGGCGACAAGTGCCTGCCCTGGGCCGGCTCGCTGAGCGGCGAACAGTTCTCCGTGCAGGGCAATCGCCTGGTCGGCCCGCAGGTTCTGGACGCCGTGGCCGAAGCCTTCCGCCACGCGGAGAAACGCCCACTGATCGAGCGACTGATCGAAGCCCTGGCCGCTGGCGACCGCTGCGGCGGCGACAGTCATGGCGAATCCTCCGCGGTGATCTACGTGGTCGATCAGGAGGAGTATCCGCTGTGGGACATCCGCGTTGACCATCACCTCGACCCGGTGGCCGAGCTGCGCCGACTGCACAAGGTTTTCGCCCGCGAAGTACTGCCAGAAATTCTTGCCATGCCGACTCGCGATAATCCAGCGGGCCTGGCGGCGGAAGACTCGGTCTAA
- the dsdA gene encoding D-serine ammonia-lyase yields MILGQPLAQWRAQYPLLDELIALRETSWFNPAVAPVSEALGDVGLNAADVADASARLARFAPYLARVFPQTATSGGIIESDILPVSQMRELLINEAQADGEIGALWLKRDSHLPISGSIKARGGIYEVLKHAEDLALAAGLLSLDDDYACLDSEEMRAFFGGYQVAVGSTGNLGLSIGIISARLGFQATVHMSADARQWKKGKLRAHGVTVVEYASDYSVAVEQGRRQAEGDPRCHFVDDENSRHLFLGYAVAGERLKQQLATAGVVVDAEHPLFVYLPCGVGGGPGGVAFGLKLAFGDAVHCLFAEPTHSPCMLLGVHTGRHEELAVQDFGIDNRTAADGLAVGRPSGFVGRAMQRLIDGYYTVSDEQLFRYLALLERAEGQRLEPSALAGMPGVLRVLGEQQGYRSRIGLTAQRLARSTHLVWATGGSMVPEAEMDHYLARGRQLLQDA; encoded by the coding sequence ATGATCCTTGGTCAGCCGCTCGCCCAGTGGCGCGCGCAATACCCGCTACTCGACGAGCTGATCGCCTTGCGTGAAACAAGCTGGTTCAACCCCGCCGTGGCACCTGTCAGCGAGGCGCTGGGGGATGTGGGCTTGAACGCCGCAGACGTGGCCGACGCCAGCGCCCGTCTCGCGCGGTTCGCGCCTTATCTGGCTCGCGTGTTTCCGCAGACGGCCACCAGCGGTGGCATCATCGAGTCGGACATCCTGCCCGTGTCGCAGATGCGCGAGTTGCTCATTAATGAGGCCCAGGCAGACGGCGAGATCGGCGCCCTGTGGCTCAAGCGCGATAGCCACCTGCCCATCTCCGGTTCGATCAAGGCCCGTGGCGGCATCTACGAGGTGCTCAAACATGCCGAGGACCTGGCACTGGCTGCTGGGCTGCTGAGCCTCGATGACGATTATGCCTGCCTCGACAGCGAAGAGATGCGCGCCTTCTTCGGTGGCTATCAGGTAGCCGTCGGCTCTACCGGCAACCTGGGGTTGTCCATCGGCATCATCAGCGCGCGGCTGGGTTTCCAGGCCACGGTGCACATGTCCGCTGATGCGCGCCAATGGAAGAAGGGCAAGCTGCGCGCCCATGGCGTGACGGTGGTCGAGTACGCCAGCGATTACAGCGTTGCGGTGGAGCAGGGGCGGCGTCAGGCCGAAGGCGATCCGCGCTGCCACTTCGTCGATGACGAAAATTCCAGGCACCTGTTCCTCGGCTACGCGGTGGCCGGCGAACGCCTCAAGCAGCAACTGGCGACGGCCGGTGTCGTGGTCGATGCCGAGCATCCGCTGTTTGTCTACCTGCCCTGTGGCGTCGGCGGTGGACCGGGTGGCGTGGCCTTCGGCCTGAAGCTGGCGTTCGGCGATGCGGTGCACTGCCTGTTCGCCGAACCGACCCATTCACCGTGCATGCTGCTCGGCGTTCATACCGGACGGCATGAAGAATTGGCGGTGCAGGATTTCGGTATCGACAACCGCACGGCTGCCGACGGACTGGCCGTGGGGAGACCATCCGGCTTCGTCGGCCGCGCCATGCAGCGCCTGATCGATGGCTATTACACGGTCAGCGATGAGCAGCTGTTCCGTTACCTGGCACTGCTTGAGCGTGCTGAAGGTCAGCGCCTCGAACCTTCGGCCCTGGCCGGCATGCCGGGTGTGCTGCGTGTGCTGGGTGAGCAGCAGGGCTATCGCTCGCGCATCGGCCTGACGGCGCAGCGCCTGGCGCGGTCCACCCACCTGGTGTGGGCGACCGGCGGCAGCATGGTGCCGGAAGCGGAGATGGACCATTACCTGGCGCGTGGCCGGCAGTTGCTGCAGGACGCCTGA
- a CDS encoding fumarate hydratase, giving the protein MTVIKQDDLIQSVADALQFISYYHPVDFIQAMHEAYLKEESPAAKDSMAQILINSRMCATGHRPICQDTGIVTVFIKVGMDVRWDGATMSVDDMINEGVRRAYNLPENVLRASILADPAGARKNTKDNTPAVIHYSIVPGDKVEVDVAAKGGGSENKSKMAMLNPSDSIVDWVLKTVPTMGAGWCPPGMLGIGIGGTAEKAAVMAKEVLMEHIDIHELQARGPQNKIEELRLELFEKVNQLGIGAQGLGGLTTVLDVKIMDYPTHAASLPVCMIPNCAATRHAHFVLDGSGPAELEAPDLDAYPEIVWEAGPSARRVDLDTLTPEDVQSWKPGETILLNGKMLTGRDAAHKRMVEMLNKGEQLPVDLKGRFIYYVGPVDPIGDEVVGPAGPTTATRMDKFTRQILEQTGLLGMIGKSERGPTAIEAIKDNKAVYLMAVGGAAYLVAQAIKKSKVLAFAELGMEAIYEFEVKDMPVTVAVDSNGESVHITGPAIWNKKIAESLAVEVK; this is encoded by the coding sequence ATGACCGTGATCAAGCAGGACGACCTGATTCAGAGCGTTGCCGACGCACTGCAGTTCATCTCCTATTACCACCCCGTCGACTTCATCCAGGCGATGCACGAGGCCTACCTGAAGGAAGAGTCGCCGGCCGCCAAGGACTCCATGGCGCAGATCCTGATCAACTCACGCATGTGTGCCACCGGCCACCGCCCGATTTGCCAGGACACCGGCATCGTCACCGTATTCATCAAAGTCGGTATGGACGTGCGCTGGGACGGCGCCACCATGAGCGTCGACGACATGATCAACGAGGGCGTGCGTCGCGCCTACAACCTGCCCGAGAACGTTCTGCGCGCCTCGATCCTGGCCGACCCGGCCGGTGCCCGCAAGAACACCAAGGACAACACCCCGGCGGTGATCCACTACTCCATCGTCCCTGGCGACAAGGTGGAAGTGGACGTCGCGGCCAAGGGCGGCGGCTCCGAGAACAAGTCGAAGATGGCCATGCTCAACCCGTCCGACTCGATCGTCGACTGGGTACTCAAGACCGTGCCGACCATGGGCGCCGGCTGGTGCCCGCCCGGCATGCTCGGCATCGGCATCGGCGGTACCGCCGAGAAGGCCGCGGTGATGGCCAAGGAAGTGCTCATGGAGCACATCGACATCCACGAACTGCAGGCTCGTGGCCCTCAAAACAAGATCGAAGAGCTGCGTCTGGAGCTGTTCGAGAAGGTCAACCAGCTGGGCATCGGCGCCCAGGGCCTGGGCGGCCTGACCACCGTGCTCGACGTCAAGATCATGGATTACCCGACCCACGCAGCTTCGCTGCCGGTGTGCATGATCCCCAACTGCGCCGCCACCCGTCACGCCCACTTCGTGCTCGACGGCTCCGGCCCGGCCGAGCTGGAAGCACCGGATTTGGACGCCTATCCGGAAATCGTCTGGGAAGCCGGCCCGAGCGCACGTCGCGTCGACCTCGACACCCTCACCCCGGAAGACGTACAGAGCTGGAAGCCGGGCGAGACCATCCTGCTCAACGGCAAGATGCTCACTGGCCGCGACGCCGCGCACAAGCGCATGGTCGAGATGCTCAACAAGGGTGAACAACTGCCGGTCGATCTGAAAGGCCGCTTCATTTATTACGTGGGCCCGGTCGATCCGATCGGTGACGAAGTGGTAGGCCCGGCTGGCCCGACCACCGCCACGCGGATGGACAAGTTCACCCGGCAGATTCTCGAGCAGACTGGTCTGCTGGGCATGATCGGCAAATCCGAGCGCGGCCCGACCGCCATCGAAGCGATCAAGGACAACAAGGCCGTGTACCTGATGGCCGTCGGCGGCGCTGCCTATCTGGTGGCCCAGGCGATCAAGAAGTCCAAGGTGCTGGCCTTCGCCGAACTGGGCATGGAAGCGATCTACGAGTTCGAAGTGAAGGACATGCCGGTTACCGTTGCTGTCGACAGCAACGGCGAATCGGTACACATCACCGGCCCGGCGATCTGGAACAAGAAGATCGCCGAAAGCCTGGCAGTGGAAGTGAAGTAA
- a CDS encoding GGDEF domain-containing protein, with product MSSTTRRGTQRSLQSLLLKRFAMAFATYAMMALVCWFAVFNGLFFGSISTAAWLTLGVFGSQLVFLWLFLSGRNLRCEDPSLTEAQVLVALAWQPPVLALFDSARGVMMVFYVLILLFGVFQLPPRVFVRCAAFAFFGFTAMILVEAYRMQLVDPSMAWLQVWVLFILLVWLCLFSSYVQAMRKRMRQRRFALQAHQDTLRGMMRQLEDLVATDELTGLFNRRHFLRLATRELGHLDHGRHHGLALIDLDHFKRINDAHGHAAGDRVLQTFAAVARACLRDGDIIARYGGEEFVLLLPNTDADQFTACCERLREAFAKAEPVGVKVDNLSLSAGMTLLVAGDDLDEALQRADQALYQAKRGGRNRCDASWENAGA from the coding sequence ATGAGCTCAACGACTCGCCGGGGAACGCAACGCAGCCTGCAGAGCCTCCTGCTCAAACGCTTCGCCATGGCCTTCGCTACTTACGCGATGATGGCGCTCGTCTGCTGGTTCGCTGTATTCAATGGCCTTTTCTTCGGTTCCATCAGCACCGCTGCCTGGCTGACCCTGGGTGTTTTCGGCAGCCAATTGGTATTTCTCTGGCTGTTTCTGTCCGGCCGCAACCTGCGATGTGAAGATCCCAGCCTGACCGAAGCCCAGGTACTGGTGGCGCTGGCCTGGCAGCCACCGGTGCTGGCGCTGTTCGACAGCGCGCGCGGCGTGATGATGGTCTTCTACGTACTGATTCTGCTGTTCGGCGTGTTCCAGCTGCCGCCGCGGGTGTTCGTGCGTTGCGCCGCGTTCGCTTTCTTCGGTTTCACTGCGATGATACTGGTCGAGGCCTACCGCATGCAGTTGGTTGACCCGAGCATGGCCTGGCTACAGGTGTGGGTGCTGTTCATCTTGCTGGTCTGGCTATGTCTGTTCTCCAGCTACGTGCAGGCCATGCGCAAACGCATGCGCCAACGCCGCTTCGCCCTGCAAGCGCACCAGGACACCCTGCGTGGGATGATGCGTCAGCTCGAGGACCTGGTCGCCACCGATGAGCTCACCGGCCTGTTCAATCGTCGTCATTTCCTGCGTCTGGCCACCCGCGAACTGGGGCATCTGGACCACGGGCGGCATCACGGCCTGGCGCTGATCGACCTGGACCATTTCAAGCGAATCAACGATGCTCATGGCCATGCTGCGGGTGATCGGGTGCTGCAAACCTTCGCCGCGGTGGCCCGTGCCTGTCTGCGTGACGGCGACATCATTGCCCGCTATGGCGGTGAGGAATTCGTCCTGCTATTGCCCAATACCGATGCTGATCAGTTCACCGCCTGCTGCGAGCGCTTGCGCGAAGCCTTCGCCAAGGCCGAGCCAGTGGGCGTGAAGGTCGATAATCTGAGCCTCTCCGCCGGCATGACACTGTTGGTCGCCGGGGACGATCTCGATGAAGCGCTGCAGCGTGCCGATCAGGCGCTCTATCAGGCCAAGCGCGGCGGCCGCAATCGTTGCGACGCCAGCTGGGAGAACGCGGGTGCCTGA
- a CDS encoding iron-sulfur-binding ferredoxin reductase — translation MPELRVGDQLLQVAQQTNLLDALLCGGVAVPYSCRAGSCHACLVRCVAGEPLDRQPEALAVGKRAEGWRLACQCQVIEDLQVEPFDPQHDGLAAKVLALDWPSPQVLRLRLQPAKPLRYRPGQHLLLWNEQGVARPYSLASVPGEDDWLEFHIDCRLPGAFCDAARRLQVGDTLRLGELRGGALHYDADWQARPLWLLAAGTGLAPLYGVLRDALRQEHQGAIRLLHVAHEPAEHYLAHELQALAAQHANLQVELVTAAQLPAALAELRLVSRQTLALLCGHPLTVDSFARRLYMAGLPRSQMLADVFLTRA, via the coding sequence GTGCCTGAGCTGCGCGTCGGTGACCAGCTACTGCAAGTCGCCCAGCAAACCAACCTGCTCGATGCGTTGCTCTGCGGCGGTGTGGCGGTGCCCTACAGCTGTCGTGCCGGCAGCTGCCATGCTTGCCTTGTGCGTTGCGTTGCCGGCGAGCCGCTGGACCGTCAGCCCGAGGCACTGGCGGTCGGCAAGCGCGCCGAGGGCTGGCGCCTGGCCTGCCAGTGCCAGGTGATCGAGGATCTGCAGGTAGAGCCCTTCGACCCGCAGCATGACGGCCTGGCAGCCAAGGTGCTCGCACTGGACTGGCCCAGCCCGCAGGTTTTGCGCCTGCGCTTGCAACCGGCCAAACCACTGCGCTATCGCCCCGGCCAGCACCTGCTGCTGTGGAATGAGCAGGGTGTAGCGCGTCCCTATTCGTTGGCCAGCGTGCCGGGTGAGGACGACTGGCTGGAGTTTCACATCGACTGTCGCCTGCCCGGCGCGTTCTGCGATGCTGCGCGGCGCTTGCAGGTTGGCGACACGCTGCGGCTCGGCGAGCTGCGCGGTGGCGCTCTGCATTACGACGCCGATTGGCAAGCGCGACCACTGTGGTTGCTTGCCGCCGGTACGGGGCTGGCGCCGTTGTACGGGGTCTTGCGTGACGCGCTTCGTCAGGAGCACCAGGGTGCCATCCGCCTGCTGCACGTGGCGCATGAGCCGGCCGAGCATTATCTGGCGCACGAACTTCAGGCACTGGCTGCGCAGCACGCCAACCTGCAGGTGGAACTGGTGACGGCGGCGCAGTTGCCGGCTGCTTTGGCCGAACTGCGCCTTGTTTCGCGGCAAACCCTCGCCTTACTCTGCGGCCATCCCTTGACGGTCGACAGCTTCGCGCGGCGCCTCTATATGGCCGGTTTGCCACGCAGTCAGATGCTCGCCGACGTTTTTCTCACTCGCGCATAG
- a CDS encoding enoyl-CoA hydratase, translating into MSEHLHIERDGGLLTLGMHRPDKKNALTRAMYAGMADVLDEAERDPGVRVVLLTGGEACFTSGNDVADFIKAPPTGLNSEVFQFMRALFEFSKPVVAAVAGPAVGIGTTLLLHCDLVYVSRDAQLKMPFVNLGLCPEYGSSLILPRLLGHARAAELLLLGHGFSGEQAAEWGIANQALEDGAATLNKAREMAQRFLQLAPSAVADSKRLMRAPDREQLRQVIEEEGALFGQRLRSPEAIEALTAFMQRRKPDFSKFA; encoded by the coding sequence ATGAGCGAGCACCTGCATATCGAGCGCGACGGCGGTCTGTTGACCCTGGGCATGCACCGTCCGGACAAGAAGAATGCGCTGACTCGCGCCATGTACGCCGGCATGGCCGATGTGCTGGACGAGGCCGAGCGCGACCCGGGCGTGCGCGTGGTGCTACTCACTGGTGGTGAGGCGTGTTTCACCAGCGGTAACGATGTCGCCGACTTCATCAAGGCGCCGCCCACCGGCCTGAACAGCGAAGTGTTCCAGTTCATGCGCGCGCTGTTCGAATTCAGCAAACCGGTGGTCGCCGCAGTGGCTGGTCCGGCGGTGGGCATTGGTACCACCTTGCTGCTGCATTGCGATCTGGTCTACGTCAGCCGTGATGCGCAGTTGAAAATGCCCTTCGTCAATCTTGGTCTGTGCCCGGAGTACGGTTCCAGCCTGATTCTGCCGCGTCTACTGGGACACGCACGGGCCGCCGAGTTGTTGCTGCTCGGGCATGGCTTCAGCGGGGAGCAGGCGGCAGAGTGGGGTATCGCCAATCAGGCACTGGAGGATGGCGCCGCGACGTTGAACAAGGCGCGCGAGATGGCACAGCGTTTTCTCCAGCTGGCACCCTCGGCGGTAGCCGACAGCAAACGGCTGATGCGCGCACCGGATCGCGAGCAATTGCGCCAGGTGATCGAGGAGGAGGGTGCGTTGTTCGGCCAGCGTCTGCGTTCGCCGGAGGCCATCGAGGCGTTGACGGCCTTCATGCAGCGCAGGAAGCCGGATTTTTCCAAATTCGCGTAG
- the pyk gene encoding pyruvate kinase, giving the protein MTFRRTKIVATLGPASSSPEVLEQLILAGLDVARLNFSHGTPDDHKARAALVRELAAKHGRHVALLGDLQGPKIRIAKFENKRIELKDGDLFRLSSSHSRTAGTQEVVGIDYPALIQDCDVGDELLLDDGRVVMRVELKGADELHCRVLIGGPLSDNKGINRRGGGLTAPALTEKDKADIKVAAEMDLDYLAVSFPRDAADMDYARRLLTEAGGTAWLVAKIERAEAVADDEALDGLIRASDAVMVARGDLAVEIGDAELVGIQKKIIAHARRLNKAVITATQMMESMIHSPMPTRAEVSDVANAALDYTDAVMLSAESAAGEYPVEAVQAMARVCLGAEKHPTSKQSSHRLGRTFERCDESIALATMYTANHFPGVKAIISLTESGYSPLIMSRIRSSIPIFAFTPHREAQARVALFRGVYTVPFDPASLPANKVSQAAVDELLKRGVVEPGDWVILTKGDSYHGTGGTNTMKILHVGDQMV; this is encoded by the coding sequence ATGACCTTTCGCCGCACCAAAATCGTCGCCACCCTGGGCCCGGCCAGCAGCTCGCCGGAAGTGCTGGAGCAACTGATCCTCGCCGGTCTCGACGTGGCCCGTCTGAACTTCTCCCACGGCACGCCGGACGACCACAAGGCGCGCGCCGCTCTGGTTCGTGAGCTGGCCGCCAAGCACGGCCGCCATGTCGCCCTGCTCGGCGACCTGCAAGGCCCGAAAATCCGTATCGCCAAGTTCGAGAACAAGCGTATCGAGCTCAAGGACGGCGACCTGTTCCGCCTCTCCTCCAGCCACTCGCGCACGGCCGGCACCCAGGAAGTGGTCGGCATCGACTACCCGGCGTTGATCCAGGACTGCGATGTCGGTGACGAACTGCTGCTCGACGACGGCCGCGTGGTCATGCGCGTCGAACTCAAGGGCGCCGATGAACTGCACTGCCGCGTACTGATCGGCGGCCCGCTGTCGGACAACAAGGGCATCAACCGCCGCGGTGGTGGCCTGACTGCGCCAGCGCTGACCGAGAAAGACAAGGCCGACATCAAGGTCGCCGCCGAGATGGACCTGGATTACCTGGCTGTGTCCTTCCCGCGTGATGCCGCCGACATGGACTACGCCCGTCGCCTGCTCACCGAAGCCGGCGGTACCGCCTGGCTAGTGGCCAAGATCGAGCGCGCCGAAGCCGTGGCCGATGACGAAGCGCTGGACGGCCTGATCCGCGCCAGTGACGCGGTGATGGTCGCCCGTGGCGACCTGGCCGTGGAAATCGGCGATGCCGAGCTGGTCGGCATCCAGAAGAAGATCATCGCCCACGCCCGACGCCTGAACAAAGCAGTGATAACCGCCACGCAGATGATGGAATCGATGATCCACAGCCCGATGCCGACCCGCGCCGAAGTCTCGGACGTGGCCAACGCCGCGCTGGACTACACCGATGCGGTGATGCTGTCGGCCGAGAGCGCCGCTGGGGAATACCCGGTCGAAGCCGTGCAGGCCATGGCCCGCGTGTGCCTGGGCGCCGAGAAGCACCCGACCAGCAAGCAGTCCAGCCACCGCCTGGGCCGCACCTTCGAGCGCTGCGACGAAAGCATCGCCCTGGCGACCATGTACACCGCCAACCACTTCCCCGGCGTGAAGGCAATCATCAGCCTCACCGAGAGTGGCTACAGCCCGCTGATCATGTCGCGCATCCGCTCGTCGATCCCGATCTTCGCCTTCACCCCGCACCGTGAAGCCCAGGCCCGCGTGGCACTGTTCCGTGGCGTCTACACCGTGCCGTTCGACCCGGCCTCGCTGCCAGCGAACAAGGTCAGCCAGGCGGCGGTGGACGAACTGCTCAAGCGCGGCGTGGTCGAGCCGGGCGACTGGGTGATCCTGACCAAGGGTGACAGCTACCACGGTACCGGCGGCACCAACACCATGAAGATCCTGCACGTCGGCGATCAGATGGTGTGA
- a CDS encoding universal stress protein → MKLQRLMAVIDAEHQPQPALQRAVEVARETGAALHLLQVEYHPSLESGLLDSQLLNRAREAILRQSHEALRTSVAHLSDEGFRIEVDVRWGKRSHEEILARVAVLQPDILFKSTHPSSALRRLLFSDSSWQLIRRCPAPLWLVHDAEPRGQSLCVALDPLHSADKPAALDHQLIRASQALQAALGLQAEYLHAQAPLPHSLLFDAEVAQAYDDYVIQCRREHRDAFDKLIGQYAIDRAQAHLLDGFAEEVIPKFVHEHNIGVLVMGAIARGHLDSLLIGHTAERVLERVECDLLVIKPDGKG, encoded by the coding sequence ATGAAACTGCAACGGCTGATGGCCGTCATCGACGCCGAACACCAGCCACAACCGGCCCTGCAGCGGGCCGTCGAAGTGGCGCGCGAGACCGGCGCCGCCCTGCACTTGCTGCAGGTCGAGTATCACCCGAGCCTGGAGAGCGGCCTGCTGGACAGTCAGTTGCTCAACCGCGCCCGTGAAGCCATCCTGCGGCAGAGCCATGAGGCGCTACGCACCAGCGTCGCCCACCTGAGCGATGAAGGCTTCAGAATCGAAGTGGACGTACGCTGGGGCAAACGCAGCCACGAGGAGATACTCGCCCGCGTTGCCGTGCTGCAGCCGGACATCCTGTTCAAGTCGACCCACCCCAGCAGTGCACTACGCCGCCTCTTGTTCAGCGATTCCAGCTGGCAACTGATCCGCCGCTGCCCGGCGCCACTGTGGCTGGTGCACGACGCCGAGCCCCGAGGCCAGAGCCTGTGCGTCGCGCTCGACCCGCTGCACAGCGCCGACAAGCCTGCCGCCCTCGATCATCAGCTGATTCGCGCCAGCCAGGCCCTGCAGGCCGCGCTCGGTCTGCAGGCTGAATACCTGCATGCGCAGGCGCCATTGCCGCACTCGCTGCTGTTCGATGCCGAGGTAGCGCAGGCGTATGACGACTACGTGATCCAGTGCCGCCGCGAGCACCGCGACGCCTTCGACAAACTGATTGGCCAGTACGCCATCGATCGGGCGCAGGCCCACCTGCTGGACGGATTTGCCGAGGAAGTCATTCCAAAATTCGTGCATGAGCACAATATCGGCGTGCTGGTAATGGGTGCCATCGCCCGCGGCCATCTGGACAGCCTGCTGATCGGCCACACCGCGGAGCGGGTACTGGAACGCGTCGAGTGCGATCTGCTGGTGATCAAACCGGATGGCAAAGGGTAG
- a CDS encoding tetratricopeptide repeat protein, with translation MRTLIILAVALVATGCTRVSLDHHLNNAYRAYNEGDCAQVALELSQAERKSRSRNYLQPEISLLRGQCLERESLFVDAAQTYQFIITRYPASEYAYRARARLQTLEQLGHHSPAPAAKVSPATL, from the coding sequence ATGCGTACCCTGATCATTCTGGCCGTGGCCCTGGTTGCCACGGGCTGTACCCGTGTCTCGCTCGACCATCATCTGAACAACGCCTACCGCGCCTACAACGAAGGTGATTGTGCGCAGGTCGCGCTGGAGCTGTCGCAGGCCGAGCGCAAGAGCCGCTCGCGCAATTACCTGCAACCTGAGATTTCCCTGTTGCGCGGTCAATGCCTGGAGCGCGAGAGCCTGTTCGTCGATGCCGCGCAGACTTACCAGTTCATCATCACGCGTTATCCGGCCAGCGAGTACGCCTACCGTGCCCGCGCGCGTCTGCAGACGCTGGAGCAACTGGGGCATCACAGTCCGGCGCCGGCAGCCAAGGTCAGTCCGGCCACACTCTGA
- a CDS encoding DUF4124 domain-containing protein, which translates to MRHWLLIAVLLPSLVTAEIYRWTDEQGRVHFGQRPVAGAETVQVKPQVIERDQHTREREERRQRFYDARREEQQQAAATATAQREERASECRDLRRHLAQMPEGFRYYREGAGGERIYYSDDETDAARRQLRERIAQRCS; encoded by the coding sequence ATGCGTCACTGGTTGTTGATCGCTGTACTACTGCCCTCGCTGGTCACGGCGGAAATCTATCGCTGGACGGACGAGCAGGGGCGGGTGCATTTCGGCCAGAGGCCCGTGGCCGGGGCTGAAACCGTGCAGGTGAAACCGCAGGTGATTGAGCGCGACCAACATACGCGTGAGCGTGAGGAGCGCCGTCAGCGTTTCTACGATGCGCGGCGTGAAGAGCAACAACAGGCTGCGGCGACAGCAACTGCGCAGCGCGAAGAGCGGGCCAGTGAATGCCGTGATCTGCGCCGACACCTGGCGCAGATGCCTGAGGGCTTTCGCTACTATCGCGAAGGCGCCGGCGGCGAGCGCATCTACTACAGTGATGATGAAACAGACGCCGCTCGTCGCCAGTTGCGCGAGCGGATAGCCCAACGCTGTTCTTGA
- a CDS encoding PilZ domain-containing protein, with amino-acid sequence MRSQRRIERHQLPYYLKVFNRITDKPMGSIGNVSLDGLMLISQLPMLVGARFDMRLKIPGQHGMHFIDFSANCKWCREDVNPGVYDSGFALVAPPADYVEMIDALRYYFSFHSLAASA; translated from the coding sequence ATGCGTAGCCAGCGCCGAATCGAACGCCATCAGTTGCCCTACTACCTGAAGGTGTTCAATCGCATTACCGACAAACCGATGGGCTCCATCGGCAATGTCTCCCTCGACGGTCTGATGCTGATCAGTCAGTTGCCGATGCTGGTGGGCGCACGCTTCGACATGCGCCTGAAGATTCCAGGCCAGCATGGCATGCATTTCATCGACTTCTCCGCCAACTGTAAGTGGTGCCGTGAAGACGTCAATCCCGGTGTCTACGATTCCGGCTTCGCTCTGGTGGCGCCACCTGCCGACTACGTCGAGATGATCGACGCGCTGCGTTACTACTTCAGCTTTCACAGCCTGGCGGCGTCTGCCTGA